The following nucleotide sequence is from Synechococcus sp. KORDI-52.
GTTTGCGCTGCTGGCGCAGTTCGATGCGCACCATGGTGCAGCGCGCCGCAGCCGAACAAGACCTCGAGGTGATTCCCAGTCGCCGCACCTTCGCCCTGCTCGACTGGCTTCAGCAGCGCGAACGGGAGGTGTACCCCGAGGAGGAGGGCTTCATGGCAGGCCCATTGGCGCCGCCCCCAGCCCCTGTTCCAACCCCTCCGGTGCCCCTGCCGGAAGAAGTTCAGGGTGACGCTTGGAGCTGGGCCAACCTGCCGGCGAGCCTGCTGCTGGAGGCATCGGAATGGCCGATGAGTTTCAGCGGACTGCTGCCGGTGCCCGATGGCATCGACCCCGCGGCCTCTGTGCCGGGTCTGCGCCTGTTCAGCCAGAGTCGCTCTCTGGCCATGGCGGGCTGGTTGGGGGGGCTTGAGCCCGTGCGGATGATCGTTGAAGACCGCCAGCTGGTGCTGGAGGCTGGTCAGGACGACCGCTGGCTGGTGAGCGACCTTGAGCCGGCCATCGCCGCTGACATCGCCGAAGCCCTGGCGACCTCTCAGCAACAGGTGCGCGGCCTCCAATTCATCGCGATCCAATCCAGTCCGGAGGAGCAGACCTTCGGCGGCTTCTGGATGCTGCGGGACATCCCAATGGCCTGATTGAAAGGCTGATGAAAGACGGGCCGTTTGATCGACCAGACAGCCGCTTCAACACGTTGAAGGGCTGGACCTGGATCGGTTGTTACGGGGGCTATTACCTCCAGAGCGATCTTCTCCACGAGCAAGGTTTCGAGCACGGCTTCTTCACCCGGCTCTGGCACGGCCGTGGGCCGGATGAACTGGCGGGGTACGTCAGCGCCGGCATGAGCATCCACCGGCTCCAGCAGATCCACAGCGGAATCGTCCTGAACGCTAGCGACGCCCGTCAGGATCCCTGGCCTGAGGCCGATGGCCTGGTGAGTGATCGCGGGGGCCAGAGCCTCTGGGTGTGCGGCGCCGACTGCACGCCGGTACTGATCGCGGATCCCGGCACCGGCCATGCCGCGGCCTGTCATGCCGGTTGGCGTGGGGTGGCGGCTGAAATCCTGATCACAGCTCTGGATCAGCTGGTGAATCGGGGGGCTCAGCTGGAGGATCTGGTCATCGCCCTGGGCCCGGCCGTCAGCGGGCCGCGTTACCAGGTGGGCGATGAGGTGGTTAAGGCCATCGCAGCCGCAATCCCCGGCGATGTTGACCTGTCGGAACGCGGAGCCGTCTCGCCGGATGAGCAACCGGGACGGCACCGCCTGGACATCCGTGCTGCTGCCAGCTTGCAACTCCAGCAGGCGGGAATCTCCGGCAAAATGATCGCCCACTGTCCGCTCTGCACCGTCAGTGAACCCGAGCTGTTTCACTCCTGGCGACGGGATCAGGTGAAAGCGGTGCAGTGGAGCGGAATCGTGGCGCAAGCCCCCAACCGCAGATGAGGTCAATCGGGCTTGGACTTGCTTCCGAGGATCTGGATGGCCAAGGCTTCAGCGGCGCGGATGCCGTCGATCCCCGCTGAAAGGATGCCGCCGGCGTAGCCCGCTCCTTCACCCGCCGGCACCAGCCCCTTCACATTGAGCGATTCCAACGCTTCATCCCTGGGGATGCGCACGGGCGATGAGGTACGGGTTTCAACGCCGGTGAGCACCGCATCAGCGTGGTCATAGCCCTTCAGCTTGCGGGCAAAAGCTGGAAGCGCCTCGCGCAAGGCCTCAACGATGGAGGTTGGAAGCAACGCAGCCAGATCAGCGGGATGCACGCCTGGTTGATAGGACGCTGCGATGGTGCCGAGACGGGTGGATGGCCGGCAGGCCAGGAAATCCTCCAGCCGCTGCGCCGGTGCGGCATAGCTGCTACCCCCCATGAGGAAGGCGCGCTCCTCCAGATCCCGTTGCAGGCCAATCCCCGCCAGTGAATCTCCGGGAAAACGTTCGAACGGGACCAGATCGTCGGCATCCACGGCCACAACCAAACCGCTGTTGGCGTTGCGCTCGTTGCGGGAATGCTGGCTCATGCCATTCGTCACAACCCGGCCCTCTTCGGAGGTGGCACCCACCACAAATCCACCGGGGCACATGCAAAAGCTGTAGACGCAGCGGCCGTTCTCGGCGTGGTGAACCAGCTTGTATTCGGCTGGCCCGAGACGCGGATGGCCTGCCGCCTCCCCCCAGCGAGCGTGATCGATCAGATGCTGCGGATGCTCAATCCGCACGCCCACGGAAAACGGTTTGCGCTGCAGCTGCACCCCGATCTCCTCCAGCATTTCAAAGCAGTCGCGCGCCGAATGTCCAGGAGCCAGCACCAAATGGCGGCAGGACATCTCCGTGCCATCCGCCAACACCAAACCATCGAGCTGATGCGGCTTCTCACCGCGGCTGGCACTGAGCTGAAGGCGTGTCACACGACTGTTGAACCGCACCTCGCCTCCCAGAGCTTCAATCCGGGCCCGAAGGCCGCGAACAACCGTGGCCAGCTTGAACGTGCCGATATGGGGGCGGTGCAGGGTGAGGATCTCCTCGCTGGCGCCACAGGCCACCAACTCCTCCAGCACCTTGCGGCCGTAGTGCTCAGGATCGCTCACCTGGCTGTAAAGCTTGCCGTCCGAAAAAGTGCCGGCGCCCCCTTCACCGAATTGGGCATTGGATTCCGGGTTGAAAGGGCTGGTGCCCCGCCAGAAGCCGAAGGTCTGCAGGGTGCGCTGCTTGACCGATTCGCCCCGTTCCAGCAACAGCGGCCGGAAGCCCATCTGCGCCAACAGCAGGGCTGCGAAATAGCCGCAGGGGCCAGCACCCACGACAACAGGCCGCTCAACCGGGTCCAGGGGAAAGCCATCCGGTGCCTGGCCCACAGACCGGTAGCGGGTGTCCGGAGCGGAACGCACCCGGCCTTTGTTGCCGATCCGCCGCAGCAGAGCGGCTTCACCCTTCACCTGCACATCCACGCTGTAGATCAACTGAATCCGATCACGGCGCCGCGCATCAACACTGCGCTTCACCAGGGTCTGCCCCAACAGACGGTCGGGAGGGATCCGCAAACGCTTGAGCACCGCCTCCTGCAGCGCCTCCTTCCCGTGATCCAGGGGCAGTTTCAGTTCACTCAGGCGCAGCATCGAGAGGTCATGTCCCCAAACCTCATTCGATCAGACCGGCGATAGCCTGACCGGAGGGTGGCTGGCCGGCACGGAAACGGGAGTCACTAGCCGCGGCTTGCAAACGCAGGCGCTCCCCGCGTCGCCGCTGAACGAAAGCCTCGCAGATCGTGACGACCTTCTCCTGCTCGGGATCCAACCAACCCATGGCATTAATCTCCCCGTCATCGGCCAGCGGCAACGGGGCTGCGTCCGCCAGAGCCAGCAGCCGGGCCGTGTCGAAGCCAGCACCAGCGAGCAATGATGGAACCGTGCCGGTGTGGTCCCTGAAGTCCTCCTGGAAGTCCGACCAGGCGCTACCACGTGCGGAGTGCTGGAGGCCAAGCTGTTTCCAAGGGACGGTGGGAGCATCCTGCAGGCCTTCCGCCTCCGTAAGCCAGATCCAGTTCGGCGTTTGTGGCGCACCACCGCCGAAGCCACCCTGCTGCTGCTCCGCTCGCAACTGTTGGGAGAGAGGCCCATCCGGTGCATCCGCCACGACGACAGTGGGCACCGAAGACCAGACCATGTCGTCCTTGAAGCGTTGGAGACGCCGGGTGTTGCTGGGATCCACGCGCTGGACCGGCTTCGCCTCATAGCTCTCCACAATGCCGCCAGCGGCTTGGAACAACTCGACAAAGGCGTTGGATCTGGTGGACTCCAGGGCACCAGGATCCTCCACCACCATGGCCCGACCCCAACCTGCATCCATGGCCGCCGCCACCATCGCCTTCAGATCGTCCTGTTGGGAAGGAACAATCGGCCAGAGCCGTTCACGGCCTTCAAGACCGCGCAGGGTGTCCAGGGACTGGCCCCGTTGATACGGCAGCAGCACGGTGAGATCCCGCTCCAGCGCCAAGGCGGCAAAGGCCCGCAGGTCTGCCGACGGGGGGGCTACCAGCACCTTGAGTTCGACGGAGGGCATCAACTGCCAAGAAGGAGCATCGCTGGCATTCATGCCGTGCCACGTCACCGGCGGGAAGGGCTCTCCACAGGCCTCCACGGACGCCTGGCCAAGACGAAAGCCCTGCAGAAAGTCCTGACGCACTTCAGCATCACGCTGCCCCATGGGCAGAAGCACCGCGAGGCGAGGGCGGTGAAGACCACTGGCAACCATCGATTGGCAGCCGATCAGCGTCGCTGCAACAACACACCACGACAGCCAAGGCCAGCGGCGCCACTCAGGCTTCGACATGGGATCGGAGGGAAGCAACCCGATCCCAGCAAGCTAGGGAGAGCTGTCGGACTCGTCTGGTTTTGTCACAGAGGGGTCAGACCCACCTCCCAACTGAGACAGCCAGCCCGCCAACAGCAAGCCTGAACCGATACCGATGGCCAACGTGCGATTTTCAGCAGCGGCTCCCTGCCCCCAAGCCGCTGTGGCTAGAAAGGCCCCTCCCAGCAACAGGCACGGCACCAAGACAATGCCCCGGGCGACACGGTTATCAGCCATCAGCCCCACAGCTGTTACTGGCCAAACCAGCGGCAATCAAGCCCGTGCTGAGGTCGCGCTCAGCCCCGATCGGTGTGACCCGAGCCATCAGCTGCCCCTCACTGGAGCCCACTGGCCGCAGATTGACCTTGCGGCGACGCGGCAGTTCCTGGCGCAGCCATGCGGTGGCCTCGGCTTCCTGGCTCGCAGCAACGGAGGCACAGGCCAGAGCCACGGTGTAAGTGCGGTTGTGATCACCGACCTGCAGCAAAGAGCTGCTGCGAACCTGAAGCACCTCAGCGGCCTGCACGGGCACGGCCCAAAGCAACACCAGCAAGCCAGTTAAGACAAGACGAATCAAGAGGTTGGGGCGTTAAGAACCGGCATGGGAGCCGGAAGGCCCACCATTTCAGCATTGCTTTTGCCGGGAGGGACCATCGGATAGCAGTTCTCTCCACGGCGAACGTGGATGTCAATCAGCATCGGACCTGGAGCGTTCAGCGCCGCCTCAAGATCACGACGCAACGACTCTCGCTCGCGAATGTGAACACCGTTCACACCAAAAGCACTGGCGAGAGCCACGAAATCCGGCATTCCATTGAGCATGTCGGAGGCGGAGTAGCGCTCCTCGTAGAAACTCTCCTGCCACTGGCGCACCATGCCCTGCCAGTGGTTATTGACGATCACCACCTTCACCGGGAGTCCATAGGCCGCAAGGGTTCCCAGCTCTTGAATGTTCATCAGGATGCTGGCGTCACCGGCAATGCACACCACCTGACGGTCGGGACAGGCCACCTGGGCACCCATCGCTGCCGGCATGCCGAATCCCATGGTGCCAAGCCCGGCACTGCTGATCCATCCACGGGGACCATTGCGCAGGTACTGCGCGGCCCACATCTGATGCTGCCCAACATCGGTGGTCACGATGGCGTTCGGCGCCAGGTCGCGAACGGCCAGCAACACCTCCTGGGGATACAAGGCGCCTTCGGAGGGGGGGACGGCGAGGGGATAGGTCTGTTTCCACTCGGCGATACGCGCCAGCCAGGGGGCCGTGCGGGGTTGCACCTCCTCGTGCAGGCTCAGCTCCACCAAGCGCGCAACGCTCAGGCCCAGATCACCGAGCACTGCCACATCAGGACGACGGGTCTTGCCGATCTCAGCCGGATCAATCTCAAAGTGAATCACCCGGGCGCTGGGAGCAAAGGTGTCGAGCTTGCCGGTGACCCGATCGTCAAAACGGGCGCCAACGGCAATCAACAAATCGCACTCAGTGACAGCGAAATTGGCATAGGCCGTTCCGTGCATGCCGAGCATGCCCACCGAGAGGGGGTCGTTTTCATCGAAGGCACCCTTCCCCATCAACGTCGTGGTGACGGGGATCTGGAAGCGCTCAGCGATCACCCGCAGGCTGTCGTGGGCGCCGGCAGAGATCGCACCGCCGCCCACGTACAGAAGGGGACGCTCCGACTCGGTCATCAGTTCAAGCGCCGAAAGAATCGGCTCATCCCGGGGGGGCTGCGGCTTGCGGAAGCCTTTGGGCACGATGGCCCCGGGCTCCACCGGCACGTAGTCGAACATCTCCTGACCCACATCTTTGGGGATGTCGATCAACACAGGCCCCGGACGACCACTGGCTGCAATCAAAAAGGCCTGAGCAACAATGGAGGCAAGATCCGCCGGATCACGAACCACCCAGGAATGCTTCACGATCGGCAGAGTAATGCCGAAGATGTCGGTTTCCTGGAAGGCATCAGTACCAATCGCCTGACGGGGCACCTGACCGGTGATCACCACCATGGGCACCGAATCCATCTGGGCTGTGGCGATGCCGGTGACAAGGTTGGTGGCGCCCGGCCCTGATGTGCCAAAACAAACGCCTACTTTTCCGGTGGCGCGGGCATAGGCATCGGCCGCGTGGGTGCCGGCCTGCTCGTGCCGCACCAAAATGTGCTTGACCCACCCCTCGCTTTCAGCGATATGGAGCGCGTCGTAAATGGGAAGGATCGCGCCGCCGGGGTAGCCGAAGATCGTGTCAACGCCATGACGCCGCAGCGCATCCATCAGGGCGGTGGCCCCGGACATTTTCTGCCCACCGTTTCCGGCCTGCTGCCCAGTGACAACCGAGGAGGCGGAGGTGAGAGTCACAGAGGCGACCTGGTCATTGACCCTCCAGATTAAGGTCCTGAAGCACCCCTGGCTTGATCAGAGCAAGCCGAGGGCGTGCAGCGGCCCCTGACCACTGATCAGTTCGAGCAGGAATGCCGAAAAACCGACCATGGCCAGACGCCCGTTCCAGACCTCAGAACTGTTGTTCCAGCCCCATTCCCACTTCTCCTGGGGATAGAGCTTCACCTTGGTGGGAAGCTCCGCAGCCGCATCGAGACTCACCTCAGGGCCCTGCAGGCTGGTGGTGACCAGATCCGCCAGTCCGTCAATGAAAGGGGCATAGGTATCAAGAGCCCGGACCCGGCGGAAGTTCACCACCCCTGCTTCGGTGGCCAGCTCCCGGTATTCGATGTCGATTTCCTCCAGCGTCTCGATGTGTTCGCTGACAAAGCTGATGGGCACCACCACAAGGTCGTTGGTCTTGGCTTGGCCCAACTCTTCAAGCGCCTCCTCGGTGTAGGGCTTGAGCCACTCCACGGGGCCCACCCGGCTCTGATAAGCGAGGGTGAAAGGGTTGTCGTGGCCCATCTGAACAGCCAGTTCCTTCATGATCAGGCGAGTGCAGGCTTCGATCTCCTTCTGATATGGATCACCCGCCTCTTCGACGTAGCTCTTGGGCACGCCATGGGCACTGAAGAAGACATGGGCCTTGGTGGGGTCGTCGCTGTTGCGGACCTCTTCGGCAATGAGCTCGGCCATGGCCTTCACATAGCCGGGATGGTCGAACCAACTGCGAATGCAGCGGATCGGCAGCTTTTCAAAGGAGGGATCCGCCTGACGCAGGCGCTGCAGCTCGCGGAAGCTCGATCCGCTGGTGCTGATCGAGAAATGGGGATAGAGGGGGAGCACCACCACCTCATCCATGCCATCGGCCTTGATGTCCGCCACGGCGGATTCGGTGAAGGGATGCCAGTAGCGCATGGCCACATAACTGGTGGCGTCAATGCCGCGCTGGCGCAGCAGGCTCTGCAGTTCCCGGGCCTGCTGCTCGGTGATCCGCCGCAACGGTGATCCACCGCCGATAGAGCGGTAGGCCTCCTGCGACTTGCCACTGCGGAGGGTGCTGATCAACCAAGCCAGCGGTTTCTGTAAGGCCGGACTGGGCAGCCGGATGATCTCCGGATCAGCGAACAGGTTGTAAAGAAACGGTCCAACGTCCTGGATGCGCTCCGGGCCACCCAGGTTCAGCAGGACGACACCGACGCGAGACATACCGATCAGAACGGTTTTCGGGGGTTGAGCCTAGCCGCCACGGACGCGATCCTTGGTTCCAACAACACATTTATGGAGCTCAAAAGTGCACTGGAGACCGCCAATGCGCAGCTGGCGGCACAGGGGTCACGCCTGCGCATCGAACAGCGGGGGCGGCGGCTGAACCTGCGCGGGCCGCTGCCCCTGCGCAGCGATGCCACTCGC
It contains:
- the ilvB gene encoding biosynthetic-type acetolactate synthase large subunit, with protein sequence MTLTSASSVVTGQQAGNGGQKMSGATALMDALRRHGVDTIFGYPGGAILPIYDALHIAESEGWVKHILVRHEQAGTHAADAYARATGKVGVCFGTSGPGATNLVTGIATAQMDSVPMVVITGQVPRQAIGTDAFQETDIFGITLPIVKHSWVVRDPADLASIVAQAFLIAASGRPGPVLIDIPKDVGQEMFDYVPVEPGAIVPKGFRKPQPPRDEPILSALELMTESERPLLYVGGGAISAGAHDSLRVIAERFQIPVTTTLMGKGAFDENDPLSVGMLGMHGTAYANFAVTECDLLIAVGARFDDRVTGKLDTFAPSARVIHFEIDPAEIGKTRRPDVAVLGDLGLSVARLVELSLHEEVQPRTAPWLARIAEWKQTYPLAVPPSEGALYPQEVLLAVRDLAPNAIVTTDVGQHQMWAAQYLRNGPRGWISSAGLGTMGFGMPAAMGAQVACPDRQVVCIAGDASILMNIQELGTLAAYGLPVKVVIVNNHWQGMVRQWQESFYEERYSASDMLNGMPDFVALASAFGVNGVHIRERESLRRDLEAALNAPGPMLIDIHVRRGENCYPMVPPGKSNAEMVGLPAPMPVLNAPTS
- the pgeF gene encoding peptidoglycan editing factor PgeF, which translates into the protein MKDGPFDRPDSRFNTLKGWTWIGCYGGYYLQSDLLHEQGFEHGFFTRLWHGRGPDELAGYVSAGMSIHRLQQIHSGIVLNASDARQDPWPEADGLVSDRGGQSLWVCGADCTPVLIADPGTGHAAACHAGWRGVAAEILITALDQLVNRGAQLEDLVIALGPAVSGPRYQVGDEVVKAIAAAIPGDVDLSERGAVSPDEQPGRHRLDIRAAASLQLQQAGISGKMIAHCPLCTVSEPELFHSWRRDQVKAVQWSGIVAQAPNRR
- a CDS encoding NAD(P)/FAD-dependent oxidoreductase, with protein sequence MLRLSELKLPLDHGKEALQEAVLKRLRIPPDRLLGQTLVKRSVDARRRDRIQLIYSVDVQVKGEAALLRRIGNKGRVRSAPDTRYRSVGQAPDGFPLDPVERPVVVGAGPCGYFAALLLAQMGFRPLLLERGESVKQRTLQTFGFWRGTSPFNPESNAQFGEGGAGTFSDGKLYSQVSDPEHYGRKVLEELVACGASEEILTLHRPHIGTFKLATVVRGLRARIEALGGEVRFNSRVTRLQLSASRGEKPHQLDGLVLADGTEMSCRHLVLAPGHSARDCFEMLEEIGVQLQRKPFSVGVRIEHPQHLIDHARWGEAAGHPRLGPAEYKLVHHAENGRCVYSFCMCPGGFVVGATSEEGRVVTNGMSQHSRNERNANSGLVVAVDADDLVPFERFPGDSLAGIGLQRDLEERAFLMGGSSYAAPAQRLEDFLACRPSTRLGTIAASYQPGVHPADLAALLPTSIVEALREALPAFARKLKGYDHADAVLTGVETRTSSPVRIPRDEALESLNVKGLVPAGEGAGYAGGILSAGIDGIRAAEALAIQILGSKSKPD
- a CDS encoding Tab2 family RNA-binding protein encodes the protein MSTAALTAAEDWELDFYSRPILEADGRKRWELLITSTPAATGDAEPFRFAKVCPSGDVNSLWLSQALAEAKEASASGGWGSPMRLRCWRSSMRTMVQRAAAEQDLEVIPSRRTFALLDWLQQREREVYPEEEGFMAGPLAPPPAPVPTPPVPLPEEVQGDAWSWANLPASLLLEASEWPMSFSGLLPVPDGIDPAASVPGLRLFSQSRSLAMAGWLGGLEPVRMIVEDRQLVLEAGQDDRWLVSDLEPAIAADIAEALATSQQQVRGLQFIAIQSSPEEQTFGGFWMLRDIPMA
- the hemH gene encoding ferrochelatase, with the translated sequence MSRVGVVLLNLGGPERIQDVGPFLYNLFADPEIIRLPSPALQKPLAWLISTLRSGKSQEAYRSIGGGSPLRRITEQQARELQSLLRQRGIDATSYVAMRYWHPFTESAVADIKADGMDEVVVLPLYPHFSISTSGSSFRELQRLRQADPSFEKLPIRCIRSWFDHPGYVKAMAELIAEEVRNSDDPTKAHVFFSAHGVPKSYVEEAGDPYQKEIEACTRLIMKELAVQMGHDNPFTLAYQSRVGPVEWLKPYTEEALEELGQAKTNDLVVVPISFVSEHIETLEEIDIEYRELATEAGVVNFRRVRALDTYAPFIDGLADLVTTSLQGPEVSLDAAAELPTKVKLYPQEKWEWGWNNSSEVWNGRLAMVGFSAFLLELISGQGPLHALGLL
- a CDS encoding GIVxVP protein, which produces MADNRVARGIVLVPCLLLGGAFLATAAWGQGAAAENRTLAIGIGSGLLLAGWLSQLGGGSDPSVTKPDESDSSP